In one Lolium rigidum isolate FL_2022 chromosome 3, APGP_CSIRO_Lrig_0.1, whole genome shotgun sequence genomic region, the following are encoded:
- the LOC124700817 gene encoding BTB/POZ and MATH domain-containing protein 1-like → MAEHCKISAALVAESEERSYVLKVDDYWRAKALLKTGDFLAFAPFSVGGHSWAVNYYPNGRHKDYADFVSVYLLLYSAGTQDVKAKFTFNILDKNGEPVRFSHTHPVDTLTSQGSCWASIKKADLEGSVYLRDDCLILRCDVTVTKEIHSEVTRFPPTDLHRHLGDLLKNKDAADVTFQVDGQNFSAHRCVLAARSAVFKAELLGAMKEISPGTPVEICDMEADVFKSLLHFIYTDTVPPAIETSSNNGDEAREGLVMAGHLLVAADRYNIGRLKLICEEKLCNHIDSNMVATSLALAEQHGFHGLKEACLKFLASPSNLEAMMASDGFEHLKSSCPSVLKELIARTLPAELKATKDLIMAIW, encoded by the coding sequence ATGGCAGAACACTGCAAGATCTCTGCTGCCCTTGTAGCCGAATCTGAGGAAAGGTCATATGTGCTGAAGGTAGATGACTACTGGAGAGCCAAGGCGCTACTGAAGACCGGCGACTTTCTGGCTTTTGCCCCTTTCAGTGTTGGAGGTCACAGCTGGGCCGTGAACTATTACCCAAACGGTAGACATAAGGATTATGCTGATTTCGTATCTGTTTATCTGCTTCTTTATTCTGCCGGCACCCAAGATGTGAAGGCGAAATTCACGTTCAACATACTTGACAAGAATGGAGAACCAGTGCGTTTCAGCCATACCCACCCTGTCGACACCCTCACAAGCCAAGGTTCATGCTGGGCCTCCATCAAGAAGGCTGATCTGGAGGGATCTGTGTATTTGAGAGACGATTGTTTGATCCTCAGGTGCGATGTCACCGTCACGAAGGAGATCCACAGCGAAGTGACGAGGTTTCCTCCGACCGACTTGCACCGGCATCTCGGCGACCTCCTGAAGAACAAGGATGCAGCAGACGTAACCTTCCAAGTTGATGGACAGAATTTCTCCGCTCATAGGTGTGTCCTTGCTGCTCGGTCGGCCGTCTTCAAGGCGGAGCTCCTCGGTGCCATGAAGGAGATTTCTCCCGGCACTCCTGTCGAAATCTGTGACATGGAAGCTGATGTGTTCAAGTCGTTGCTCCACTTCATATACACCGACACAGTCCCACCTGCAATTGAGACTTCTAGCAACAACGGTGATGAAGCACGTGAGGGTTTGGTGATGGCTGGCCATCTGCTCGTAGCCGCCGACAGGTACAACATTGGGAGGCTGAAGCTTATATGCGAGGAGAAACTGTGCAATCATATTGATTCTAACATGGTGGCGACGAGTTTGGCTTTGGCTGAACAGCATGGTTTCCATGGTCTCAAAGAGGCTTGTTTGAAGTTCCTGGCTTCTCCTTCCAATTTAGAGGCCATGATGGCTAGTGATGGTTTTGAGCATCTGAAATCCAGTTGCCCGTCCGTTCTCAAGGAGTTGATAGCCAGAACCCTGCCAGCTGAACTAAAAGCGACAAAGGATCTTATCATGGCTATTTGGTAG
- the LOC124700818 gene encoding BTB/POZ and MATH domain-containing protein 1-like, translated as MAEHCKISAALVAEKRSYVLKLDGYSRTKALVKTGECVSSAPFSVGGHRWAVKYYLNSIVCADSISLYLVLDPAGAKDVTAKLTISVLDKNGEPVPSFSLQERVYFIIRADLEGSVHLRDDCLTIRYDVTVTEEIYNEETKVPPSDLHCYLGDLLKNKDAADLTIQVGGQSFSAHRCVLAARSPVFKAELLGAMKENSGSPIEICDMEANVFKSLLHFIYTDTLPPVLESASNNGAGELAMAGHLAADRYNIGRLKLICEEKLCNQIDSKMVATSLALAEQHGFHDLKEACLKFLAAPSNLEAMMASDGFEHLKSSCPTVLKELIARILPPEQKAAKDLVMAI; from the exons ATGGCAGAGCATTGCAAGATCTCTGCTGCGCTTGTAGCTGAGAAAAGGTCATATGTGCTCAAGCTAGATGGATACTCAAGAACCAAGGCGCTGGTGAAGACCGGCGAGTGCGTGAGTTCTGCCCCTTTCAGTGTTGGAGGTCACAGATGGGCTGTGAAATATTACCTAAACAGTATAGTGTGTGCCGACAGCATCTCTCTTTATCTGGTTCTTGACCCTGCTGGCGCAAAAGATGTGACAGCGAAATTGACGATCAGTGTACTTGACAAGAACGGGGAACCGGTACCATCATTCAGCC TTCAAGAGCGCGTCTATTTCATCATCAGGGCTGATCTAGAGGGATCGGTGCATCTGAGAGACGATTGTTTGACCATCAGGTATGATGTCACCGTCACGGAGGAGATTTACAATGAAGAAACAAAGGTTCCTCCGAGTGACTTGCACTGTTATCTGGGAGACCTCCTGAAGAACAAGGATGCAGCAGACTTAACCATTCAAGTCGGTGGACAGAGTTTCTCTGCTCATAGGTGTGTCCTCGCTGCCCGGTCACCTGTCTTCAAGGCGGAGCTCCTTGGCGCCATGAAGGAGAACTCTGGTAGTCCTATCGAGATCTGTGACATGGAAGCAAACGTGTTCAAATCGTTGCTCCACTTCATATATACCGACACACTTCCTCCTGTGCTTGAGAGTGCTAGCAACAATGGTGCTGGAGAGTTGGCGATGGCTGGACATCTAGCAGCCGACAGGTACAACATTGGGAGGCTGAAGCTGATATGCGAGGAGAAGCTGTGCAATCAGATTGATTCTAAAATGGTGGCCACTAGTTTGGCTTTGGCTGAGCAGCATGGTTTCCATGATCTGAAAGAGGCTTGTTTAAAGTTCCTGGCTGCTCCTTCCAATTTAGAGGCTATGATGGCAAGTGATGGTTTTGAGCATCTGAAATCTAGCTGTCCAACTGTTCTCAAGGAGCTGATAGCCAGAATCCTACCGCCTGAACAGAAGGCGGCAAAGGATCTTGTCATGGCTATTTAG